A window from Synechococcus sp. RSCCF101 encodes these proteins:
- a CDS encoding calcium-binding protein — MTTAASQINTFLLADDGVVNFSDLADSIDLEAFPDLLGQPIRLLSGNDRVTGADVNVAGYANRVNGNLGSDDLFGSVFRDFYRGGKEEDELFLRAEADFGNGNNGDDDVYGEAGNDLIRGGRGDDELYGGEGSDILIGDFGQDELVGGGGADRFVIRTDSRLVDGVTLSNLSANPGEVDEIEDFDVASGDRIVMPGVSSRDQLTIAAFEDDSAIISVDFVSGSLFAAVVDDVNAADLQSVAGSAILIGATADSFLSQTNPDAFLANPDLFAAIG, encoded by the coding sequence GTGACAACAGCTGCCTCGCAGATCAACACCTTCCTGCTCGCGGACGATGGTGTGGTCAACTTCTCTGATTTGGCCGACAGCATCGATCTTGAGGCCTTCCCCGACCTTCTCGGCCAGCCGATCCGGCTGTTGAGCGGCAACGACAGGGTGACCGGAGCCGACGTGAACGTGGCTGGCTACGCCAACCGCGTCAACGGCAACCTTGGCTCAGACGATCTGTTCGGCTCTGTCTTCCGGGATTTTTACCGAGGTGGCAAGGAGGAGGATGAGCTCTTCCTGCGTGCGGAGGCTGACTTCGGCAACGGCAACAACGGTGACGATGATGTCTACGGCGAAGCCGGCAACGACCTGATCCGCGGTGGCAGGGGTGACGATGAGCTCTATGGAGGAGAGGGCTCTGACATCCTTATCGGTGATTTCGGCCAGGATGAGCTTGTCGGTGGCGGTGGCGCGGATCGGTTTGTGATCCGAACCGACTCACGCCTCGTTGATGGCGTCACGCTCTCGAACCTGTCGGCCAACCCGGGTGAGGTGGATGAGATCGAGGATTTTGACGTCGCCTCCGGCGATCGCATCGTGATGCCCGGCGTCAGCAGTCGCGATCAGCTCACCATCGCGGCCTTCGAGGACGACAGCGCCATCATCAGCGTCGATTTCGTCAGCGGTTCTCTCTTCGCCGCCGTCGTCGACGACGTGAATGCCGCCGACCTCCAGAGCGTTGCCGGCAGCGCCATCCTCATCGGCGCCACAGCGGACAGCTTCCTGAGCCAGACCAACCCGGACGCCTTTCTCGCCAATCCCGACCTGTTCGCCGCGATCGGCTGA
- a CDS encoding rhodanese-like domain-containing protein: MPLFALLLALVPAGLVAPTGLEPLRGRAARLLTPSWPFAAASRPERSDAERAREIARRYGLFRRLRFAAVPDLTPQALGQRLAASGSGTSGESLLLVDVREPAEQAVSMLPGAVSAEQFERHRERYRDRTVVAYCTIGLRSGLKAQQWRQQGIEAVNLAGGVLAWAHADQPFVSPAGPTRRVHVYAPSWNLLPASHSAVVERPDQPSA; encoded by the coding sequence GTGCCGCTGTTCGCCCTGTTGCTGGCGCTGGTTCCCGCTGGGCTTGTTGCTCCAACGGGGCTGGAGCCGCTTCGGGGCCGCGCCGCGCGGTTGCTGACGCCATCGTGGCCGTTCGCGGCCGCATCCCGGCCCGAGCGCTCGGATGCCGAGCGGGCCAGAGAGATCGCCAGGCGCTACGGGCTGTTCCGCCGGCTGCGCTTCGCCGCCGTTCCCGATCTCACCCCGCAGGCGCTCGGTCAACGCCTGGCCGCCTCCGGCAGCGGCACGTCCGGGGAGTCTCTGCTGCTGGTGGACGTGCGGGAGCCGGCCGAGCAGGCGGTGTCGATGCTGCCGGGGGCGGTGAGCGCCGAGCAGTTCGAGCGCCACCGGGAGCGTTACCGCGACCGCACGGTGGTGGCCTACTGCACCATCGGCCTGCGCAGCGGCCTCAAGGCCCAGCAGTGGCGGCAGCAGGGGATCGAGGCGGTGAACCTCGCCGGGGGCGTGCTGGCCTGGGCCCACGCGGATCAGCCCTTCGTCTCGCCCGCGGGGCCGACCCGGCGGGTGCACGTCTACGCACCCTCCTGGAACCTGCTGCCCGCCAGCCACAGCGCGGTGGTGGAGCGGCCGGACCAACCGTCCGCATGA
- the nth gene encoding endonuclease III, with translation MRRKERAELVLERLAELYPEPPVPLDHSDPFTLLIAVLLSAQCTDRKVNEVTPALFAAGPTPAAMAELGEEAILGHIRQLGLARTKARNVAKLAALLLERHDGQVPRSFEALEALPGVGHKTASVVMAQAFGVPAFPVDTHIHRLAQRWGLSSGESVSRTEADLKALFPREAWNRLHLQIIFYGREHCTARGCNGLICPMCRELYPRRRRPVLCRKP, from the coding sequence ATGAGACGAAAGGAACGGGCGGAGCTGGTTCTTGAGCGCCTGGCGGAGCTCTATCCCGAGCCGCCCGTGCCGCTGGATCACAGCGATCCCTTCACCCTGCTGATCGCTGTGCTGCTCAGCGCCCAGTGCACCGACAGGAAGGTGAACGAGGTGACCCCGGCCCTGTTTGCCGCCGGCCCCACGCCCGCCGCCATGGCGGAGCTGGGTGAGGAGGCGATCCTGGGCCACATCCGCCAGCTGGGGCTGGCCCGCACCAAGGCGCGCAACGTGGCGAAGCTGGCCGCCCTGCTGCTGGAGCGGCACGACGGCCAGGTGCCGCGCAGTTTCGAGGCCCTGGAGGCCCTGCCCGGGGTGGGCCACAAGACCGCAAGCGTGGTGATGGCCCAGGCCTTCGGCGTGCCGGCCTTCCCGGTGGACACCCACATCCATCGCCTGGCCCAGCGCTGGGGCCTGAGCAGCGGCGAGAGCGTCAGCCGCACGGAAGCGGATCTCAAGGCCCTGTTCCCGCGCGAGGCCTGGAACCGGCTGCACCTGCAGATCATTTTCTACGGGCGGGAGCACTGCACGGCCCGCGGCTGCAACGGGCTGATCTGCCCGATGTGCCGCGAGCTCTACCCGCGCCGGCGCCGGCCGGTGCTCTGCCGCAAGCCCTGA
- a CDS encoding NAD-dependent epimerase/dehydratase family protein yields the protein MEIDLSGLYQRMQSAPRPVLPSGLHRGIVGCGYVGRAVAASWRGAGHRITATATREESLASLKPLVDQAVRFRSDEPDNALAELAGCDGLLISLAPGGSRQAGEDAYRSVFLDGLQQIRAALASRPASQPLQLVYLSSSAVYGDRRGQSTDEHAPLDWTHPLNAVLAAAEQSVRSLRSEAVRVCVLRLGAIYGPGRDVPGQIRGAAGQVVLRNGDAVGGWIHRDDIVQAVDLAFDRGLDGVFNLVDDLELSGRDLADAICDQAGLPPVIFQAPSRSSGERVLNARIRNARIKGQGLVLQHPSMLAWSRSVSGSLA from the coding sequence ATGGAGATCGATCTGTCGGGCCTGTATCAGCGCATGCAGAGCGCCCCCCGTCCGGTTCTGCCCTCCGGGCTGCATCGCGGCATCGTCGGTTGCGGCTATGTCGGCCGTGCGGTGGCCGCCTCCTGGCGCGGTGCCGGCCACCGGATCACGGCCACCGCCACGCGTGAGGAGAGCCTGGCCTCCCTGAAGCCGCTCGTTGATCAGGCCGTCCGCTTCCGTTCCGACGAACCGGACAATGCCCTGGCTGAACTGGCCGGCTGCGACGGCCTGCTGATCAGCCTTGCCCCCGGCGGCAGCCGCCAGGCCGGAGAGGACGCCTACCGCTCGGTGTTCCTCGACGGATTGCAGCAGATCAGGGCCGCCCTGGCCTCGCGGCCAGCCTCCCAGCCGTTGCAGCTGGTGTATCTCAGCAGCAGTGCGGTCTACGGCGACCGCCGCGGCCAGAGCACCGATGAACACGCCCCGCTCGACTGGACCCACCCCCTCAATGCCGTGCTGGCGGCCGCGGAGCAGAGCGTGCGCTCGCTGCGCAGCGAGGCGGTGCGGGTGTGCGTGCTCCGGCTCGGTGCCATCTACGGCCCCGGTCGTGACGTGCCCGGCCAGATCCGGGGCGCGGCTGGCCAGGTGGTGCTGCGCAACGGCGATGCGGTGGGCGGCTGGATCCACCGCGACGACATCGTGCAGGCAGTGGATCTGGCCTTCGATCGCGGCCTCGACGGCGTGTTCAACCTGGTGGACGACCTGGAGCTGAGCGGCCGCGATCTCGCGGACGCCATCTGCGATCAGGCCGGCCTGCCGCCGGTGATCTTTCAGGCGCCGTCCCGCTCCTCGGGGGAACGGGTGCTCAATGCCCGCATCCGCAATGCCCGGATCAAGGGTCAGGGCCTCGTGCTGCAGCACCCCTCGATGCT